One part of the Halobacteria archaeon AArc-dxtr1 genome encodes these proteins:
- a CDS encoding AEC family transporter: MDLGLDVGVLLRLLVLLVVLLLGTGLRVSGILDARRTDRLNAVAYYVALPALIFVSTYDQAIGELLSVALVAGLLIVLFATAALAWVLNRDREGADRRSVAIVQSYHSNLGYLGLPLVAATFGAEVTAIASVILGVVTLVQVPMTILVLSTANGANAELAEELRGLAANPILLSLVAGLGIGSIGLAVPGTVAVGLDAVGSLALPLALLCVGASLDVDLPGIDYAATGSVVALKIVAMPALAWIVFSALSVDAATFTASVVMFATPTAVSTYVFAAELEGDEAFASLNVFTTTLVSVATLLVLITLLT; this comes from the coding sequence ATGGATCTCGGGCTCGACGTCGGCGTTCTCCTCAGGCTGCTGGTGCTGCTCGTCGTGCTTCTCCTCGGGACGGGACTTCGCGTGTCAGGAATCCTCGATGCGCGGCGCACCGACCGGCTGAACGCCGTCGCCTACTACGTCGCGCTGCCGGCGCTGATCTTCGTCTCCACCTACGACCAGGCGATCGGCGAGCTGCTGTCGGTGGCGCTGGTTGCGGGGCTGCTGATCGTGCTGTTCGCCACAGCCGCACTCGCGTGGGTCCTCAACCGCGACCGAGAGGGGGCCGATCGCCGGAGCGTCGCGATCGTCCAGTCGTACCACTCGAACCTCGGCTACCTCGGGCTGCCGCTTGTCGCCGCGACGTTCGGCGCCGAGGTGACCGCGATCGCGAGCGTCATCCTGGGCGTCGTGACGCTTGTCCAGGTCCCGATGACGATCCTCGTCCTCTCGACGGCCAACGGCGCCAACGCAGAGCTCGCCGAGGAGCTTCGCGGGCTGGCGGCGAACCCAATCTTGCTCTCGCTGGTCGCCGGCCTCGGGATTGGCTCGATCGGCCTCGCCGTTCCGGGCACCGTCGCGGTCGGGCTCGATGCCGTCGGTTCGCTGGCGCTGCCGCTGGCCCTGCTCTGTGTCGGCGCCTCCCTCGACGTCGACCTGCCGGGAATCGACTACGCTGCAACCGGCTCCGTCGTCGCACTGAAGATCGTCGCCATGCCCGCACTCGCGTGGATCGTCTTCTCTGCACTCTCGGTCGACGCCGCGACGTTCACCGCGAGCGTCGTCATGTTCGCGACGCCCACCGCCGTCTCGACGTACGTCTTCGCGGCCGAACTCGAGGGCGACGAGGCGTTCGCGTCGCTCAACGTCTTCACCACGACGCTCGTCTCGGTCGCGACGCTGCTCGTTCTGATCACGCTGCTCACGTGA
- a CDS encoding sensory rhodopsin transducer, which translates to MTDSGADADEPIGQTRWEIPGGHVPVDSTGPEPEMISHEALCLLNAGPEMATVEVTLHYADGREAGPYPLTVASERVRRVRVNDLIDPYAPPLGRDCGAVVESNVPIVVQWGRQDTRQTENATLSTIAYGE; encoded by the coding sequence GTGACCGACTCCGGCGCGGACGCCGACGAGCCGATCGGCCAGACCCGCTGGGAGATTCCGGGCGGACACGTCCCCGTCGACAGCACCGGACCTGAACCGGAGATGATCAGCCACGAGGCACTCTGCCTCCTCAATGCCGGCCCGGAGATGGCCACCGTCGAGGTAACCCTCCACTACGCAGACGGCCGTGAGGCGGGACCGTATCCCCTCACCGTCGCCTCGGAGCGAGTCCGTCGCGTCCGGGTCAACGACCTGATCGATCCGTACGCGCCGCCGCTGGGCCGAGACTGCGGCGCCGTCGTCGAGTCGAACGTGCCGATCGTCGTCCAGTGGGGCCGACAGGACACGCGCCAGACGGAGAACGCGACGCTCTCGACGATCGCGTACGGGGAGTAA
- a CDS encoding FAD-binding protein, with protein sequence MAQEHEPGTEKPDTAEWTNWSGSVSAEPDRLLEPETEAELQEIVRQCADAGETVRVAGAGHSWTPVVETEDVIVSLTNMTGVVDHDPEAGTATLLAGTTLEEAGTELHDRNLAFPNLGDVSMQTVAGAFGTGTHGTGAKFENLAGSLIGGRMVTGTGEIREFSAEEDPDLLRAAQVSLGALGIFTEITLDLVPTYKIQRREYCTTWRECKAHIPDLIAENRNFDFYWYPRSNEVKLRLLNGPGGGTDHEDISYATMVEDQTGWWQETIPEHDDIGREFDEMEYAVPREDGLDCFAEVKDRVRQEWRGDVGWRMLVRTVAADGAMLSTEYDRDVMTISCIQNAELEHWPYFEDLEPLFREYDGRPHWGKNHTLRAAELRELYPEWDRFQEIRRELDPDGVFMTEYLEELFEGDADESTVDERARGEGV encoded by the coding sequence GTGGCCCAGGAACACGAACCGGGCACTGAAAAGCCCGACACAGCGGAGTGGACGAACTGGTCCGGCAGCGTCTCCGCCGAGCCCGATCGGCTCCTCGAACCGGAGACCGAAGCCGAACTCCAGGAAATCGTCCGTCAGTGCGCTGACGCCGGTGAGACCGTCCGCGTCGCGGGCGCGGGCCACTCCTGGACGCCGGTCGTCGAGACCGAGGACGTGATCGTCTCGCTGACGAACATGACCGGCGTCGTCGACCACGATCCCGAGGCGGGGACGGCGACGCTTCTGGCCGGAACCACGCTGGAGGAAGCCGGCACCGAGTTACACGACCGAAACCTCGCCTTCCCGAACCTGGGCGACGTCTCGATGCAGACCGTCGCGGGCGCGTTCGGCACGGGAACGCACGGCACTGGTGCCAAGTTCGAGAATCTCGCCGGCTCCCTGATCGGCGGGCGGATGGTCACTGGCACTGGGGAGATCCGCGAGTTTAGCGCCGAGGAGGATCCCGACCTCCTGCGGGCCGCACAGGTCTCGCTGGGCGCGCTCGGGATCTTCACCGAGATCACGCTCGATCTGGTTCCGACCTACAAGATCCAGCGCCGGGAGTACTGTACGACCTGGCGAGAGTGCAAAGCGCACATCCCGGACCTGATCGCGGAGAACCGCAACTTCGACTTCTACTGGTACCCCCGCTCGAACGAGGTGAAACTTCGCCTGCTGAACGGTCCCGGCGGCGGCACCGACCACGAGGACATCTCGTACGCCACGATGGTCGAAGACCAGACCGGCTGGTGGCAGGAGACGATCCCCGAACACGACGACATCGGCCGCGAGTTCGACGAGATGGAGTACGCCGTCCCCCGCGAGGACGGCCTCGACTGCTTCGCGGAGGTGAAAGATCGCGTCCGCCAGGAGTGGCGCGGCGACGTCGGCTGGCGCATGCTCGTGCGCACCGTCGCCGCGGACGGCGCCATGCTGTCGACGGAGTACGACCGCGACGTGATGACCATCTCGTGCATCCAGAACGCCGAACTCGAACACTGGCCCTACTTCGAGGATCTCGAGCCGCTCTTCCGGGAGTACGACGGCCGCCCGCACTGGGGCAAAAATCACACCCTCCGCGCGGCCGAACTCCGGGAGCTGTACCCCGAGTGGGACCGGTTTCAGGAGATCCGCCGCGAACTCGATCCCGACGGGGTGTTCATGACCGAGTATCTCGAGGAGCTGTTCGAGGGGGACGCCGACGAGTCAACAGTGGACGAACGGGCCAGGGGTGAGGGGGTGTGA
- a CDS encoding sensory rhodopsin transducer — MTGKRTWAIPEGYIPAESNGPEPEMVSHESVCILNTTDEAATVEITVYFTDRDPVGPYEKTVPAQRTRHFRFNEFEDPEEIPRGEPFASVLESDTPVVCQHTRLDSRQAENALLSTMAYAGE, encoded by the coding sequence ATGACCGGCAAACGTACGTGGGCGATTCCAGAGGGCTACATCCCCGCAGAGAGCAACGGACCCGAGCCGGAGATGGTCAGCCACGAGAGCGTCTGCATCCTCAATACGACAGACGAGGCGGCGACCGTCGAGATCACGGTGTACTTTACGGACCGCGATCCAGTCGGCCCCTACGAGAAGACGGTGCCGGCACAGCGGACCAGACACTTCCGGTTCAACGAGTTCGAAGACCCCGAGGAGATCCCGAGAGGCGAACCCTTCGCGAGCGTCCTCGAGTCGGACACGCCAGTCGTCTGCCAGCACACGCGACTGGACTCGCGCCAGGCCGAGAACGCGCTCCTCTCGACGATGGCGTACGCAGGTGAATAG
- a CDS encoding universal stress protein produces MSNHVLVPVDGSPASRQAIVYASEQFPEATLTLLYVMDPMVDYSRRRASPGYTGEGEFKNEREKAEHVLESALETLPENLSVDTEIEAGSPAETIIGYADANPVSQIVVGSHGRQGVARFLFGSVAETVVRRSAVPVTVVRPDGEHSDGN; encoded by the coding sequence ATGAGCAACCACGTTCTCGTTCCGGTTGATGGATCACCAGCCTCCCGACAGGCAATTGTGTACGCCTCTGAGCAGTTTCCGGAGGCGACGCTGACACTCCTGTACGTGATGGATCCGATGGTCGACTACAGTCGCCGCCGAGCGTCGCCTGGCTACACGGGGGAAGGTGAATTCAAGAACGAGCGTGAAAAGGCCGAACATGTGCTCGAATCAGCTCTCGAGACGCTTCCAGAGAATCTGTCGGTTGATACCGAGATCGAGGCTGGCAGTCCCGCCGAAACCATCATCGGGTACGCTGATGCGAATCCCGTGAGTCAGATCGTGGTCGGGAGTCACGGGAGACAGGGGGTGGCACGGTTCTTGTTCGGCAGCGTTGCAGAGACGGTCGTCCGGCGGTCGGCTGTCCCTGTCACCGTTGTCCGACCAGATGGAGAGCACTCCGATGGGAACTAG